In one window of Zhongshania aliphaticivorans DNA:
- the pedF gene encoding cytochrome c-550 PedF → MSFSQFFKLLICACTLMWVSSAFSHGNVTPQPVDTGDLPDLGQEALTKNPFREGNELGELNAQAIEIGESAYAGNCAGCHGIEAQSGGLTPDLRELTEWDDEFYVGRVMNGTARGMPSFKTNLGQTAIWSIRTYVESVSGQ, encoded by the coding sequence ATGTCGTTCTCCCAGTTTTTTAAATTACTTATTTGTGCCTGCACGCTCATGTGGGTTTCCAGCGCTTTTAGTCACGGTAATGTTACGCCGCAGCCTGTTGATACTGGCGATCTGCCGGATTTAGGACAAGAAGCTTTGACGAAAAATCCATTTCGTGAAGGTAATGAGTTGGGAGAATTAAACGCGCAGGCAATAGAGATTGGTGAGAGTGCTTATGCCGGTAATTGCGCGGGATGTCATGGTATAGAAGCTCAGTCAGGTGGTTTAACGCCAGATCTACGTGAGCTAACAGAGTGGGATGATGAGTTTTATGTTGGCCGAGTAATGAATGGTACTGCTCGTGGTATGCCTTCTTTCAAGACTAATTTGGGTCAAACTGCAATTTGGTCAATTCGTACTTATGTTGAATCAGTGTCGGGCCAGTGA
- a CDS encoding NAD(P)/FAD-dependent oxidoreductase: protein MENIVIIGGGAGGLALATQLGKKFKRSKKTQIILIDKNPSHIWKPLLHEVAAGSLDSSFDELNYRYHGKKNHFNFVLGSLETIDCKNQQLILAERYDDNGELITPVQTLAYTYVVIAIGGISNDFDVSGAKENCYFLDDKAQAERFHQHLLNQTDRLRCTALNTFNDKPTLHIGIVGGGATGVELAAELQHTALSLSGYQHNDSENVNYHITLVEAGPRILPALSEKLSKAAQRTLEKIGIEVRCDTGVKECTEQGFITNSDEVIECDIRVWATGIKAPPLLTSITGLESNSRNQLAVLNTLQSTTDEHVFVIGDCASCPLPNGGFVPPRAQAAHQMASLVYKNILRSRRNKSLKPFRYRDFGSLVSLSNYNTVGGLMSGSIGSEMRIGGPIARLVYLSLYRMHLLAVHGLYHSLLIALAGRIHRAIKPKLKLH from the coding sequence ATGGAAAACATCGTCATTATTGGTGGCGGCGCCGGTGGTTTGGCACTAGCAACGCAACTTGGCAAAAAATTCAAACGCAGTAAAAAAACACAAATCATTCTCATTGATAAAAATCCAAGTCACATCTGGAAACCGCTATTGCATGAAGTTGCCGCCGGCTCACTCGACTCGTCCTTTGACGAGTTAAACTACCGCTACCACGGTAAAAAGAATCATTTTAATTTTGTACTGGGCAGCTTAGAAACAATAGATTGCAAAAATCAGCAATTAATACTAGCAGAACGTTACGATGACAATGGAGAACTAATTACGCCGGTTCAAACTCTCGCTTATACCTACGTAGTTATCGCTATCGGCGGCATCAGTAATGACTTCGACGTGAGCGGCGCAAAGGAAAATTGTTATTTCTTAGATGACAAGGCGCAAGCAGAACGCTTTCATCAACATTTATTGAATCAAACAGACCGGCTAAGATGCACCGCTTTAAATACCTTTAACGACAAGCCAACTTTACACATAGGTATTGTTGGCGGTGGTGCCACGGGGGTAGAACTTGCCGCTGAGCTGCAACATACTGCACTCAGTCTGTCAGGTTATCAGCATAACGACAGCGAAAATGTAAATTATCACATTACCTTAGTAGAAGCTGGTCCACGAATATTGCCTGCGTTGTCAGAAAAACTTTCCAAAGCGGCTCAACGAACCTTAGAAAAAATCGGCATAGAAGTCCGTTGCGACACCGGCGTTAAAGAGTGTACAGAACAGGGTTTTATCACCAATAGCGACGAGGTAATAGAGTGTGACATTCGGGTGTGGGCTACTGGCATCAAGGCACCGCCACTGCTAACAAGTATTACGGGATTAGAATCTAATAGCCGCAACCAACTCGCCGTCTTAAATACTTTACAATCAACTACAGACGAACACGTGTTTGTAATCGGCGATTGCGCAAGTTGCCCACTGCCAAATGGTGGCTTCGTTCCTCCCAGAGCCCAAGCCGCACATCAAATGGCGAGTTTGGTGTATAAAAATATACTGAGGAGTCGACGTAATAAATCGCTGAAACCTTTCCGCTATCGTGACTTTGGTTCCTTAGTATCACTAAGTAATTACAATACGGTAGGTGGCTTAATGAGTGGTTCTATTGGCAGTGAAATGCGCATTGGTGGTCCCATTGCACGTCTCGTATACTTATCATTGTATCGTATGCATTTACTTGCTGTTCATGGCCTGTATCACTCACTGCTCATTGCCTTGGCGGGACGCATTCATCGTGCGATTAAACCTAAACTAAAATTACATTGA
- a CDS encoding response regulator transcription factor has protein sequence MMNILLVEDDLDLAATVVDFFELESVTCDHAANGVAGLNLIQQHHYDAIILDINMPKMNGLSVCAAMRSEGIDTPVLMLTARDTLEEKLEGFASGTDDYLVKPFELEELLVRIKALAKRRSGQVDKLRIADLEIDTRQKQAKRGGEFLKLSPTGFKILETLARQSPAPVSREKLMQVVWGDNIPDSNSLKVHLYNLRKQLDQDNNSTLIHTVGSQGFALRPPPE, from the coding sequence ATGATGAATATTTTGTTAGTAGAGGATGATTTGGATCTGGCGGCCACGGTAGTGGACTTCTTTGAATTGGAGTCAGTTACCTGTGACCACGCCGCCAATGGTGTGGCCGGGCTAAATCTTATTCAACAACACCACTATGACGCAATTATTCTTGATATCAACATGCCAAAAATGAATGGCCTGTCGGTGTGTGCCGCCATGCGCAGCGAGGGCATAGACACGCCGGTGTTAATGCTCACCGCCAGAGACACATTGGAAGAAAAGCTAGAAGGCTTTGCCTCCGGCACCGACGACTATTTAGTAAAACCCTTTGAGCTAGAAGAATTACTCGTCAGAATCAAAGCCCTTGCCAAACGGCGTAGCGGCCAAGTAGATAAATTGCGCATTGCAGATTTAGAAATTGACACCCGCCAAAAGCAGGCTAAGCGCGGTGGTGAATTTCTTAAACTTTCGCCCACAGGTTTTAAAATTTTAGAAACTTTAGCGCGGCAAAGTCCTGCTCCCGTAAGCCGAGAAAAGCTGATGCAAGTGGTGTGGGGAGATAATATTCCGGACAGTAATAGTCTAAAAGTGCATTTGTATAATTTACGTAAGCAGCTTGATCAAGATAATAACAGCACATTAATTCATACCGTTGGCAGTCAAGGTTTTGCCTTGCGCCCGCCACCAGAATAG
- a CDS encoding sensor histidine kinase has protein sequence MQTRKLGYSLRLYVLLSLLFLVSSLVALYSVITIQYFIHGLDTITRQNMVDVARAVTLDENGYATLLDFHITDDWDKVPAVIKENIDEQPSRPYELKKYIIQPNIFTKPTKAYFVTQAVTADGKVCYVSRYSGPPNFESMIHFRKFTPTSKALFIGITVLLIFLTLLLIILRSVAHPVEALRDWAKNLSPKGLMQQPPVFRYNELNTLADLIRGSLLSVQETLEREQKFLRHASHELRTPIATISSNIELMKKIHPNPEPNEKRIIDRIDRASTTMRHLTETLLWLSREDSTDLPTQEIRLDLLLEQCHQDLQYLLQDKAVTVNIDTENATVLLPHVPAKILLDNLIRNAFQHTQEGEVNIYQRGTHVRICNREIDHDKSLNEELGFGLGLDLSRKLAERFKWRYHNDSQPQGHEARIDF, from the coding sequence ATGCAAACCAGAAAACTCGGCTACAGCCTACGGCTCTATGTTTTACTGAGCCTACTGTTTCTTGTGTCTAGCTTAGTTGCGCTCTATTCCGTCATTACAATTCAGTACTTCATACACGGCTTGGATACCATCACTCGGCAGAATATGGTTGATGTTGCCAGAGCGGTCACCCTTGACGAAAATGGCTACGCCACTTTACTTGATTTTCATATTACCGATGACTGGGACAAAGTACCGGCTGTCATTAAAGAAAACATTGACGAGCAGCCCTCGCGCCCCTACGAATTAAAAAAATACATCATTCAACCAAATATTTTCACCAAGCCCACTAAGGCCTATTTTGTTACCCAGGCGGTCACCGCCGACGGTAAGGTCTGCTATGTCTCTCGATATAGTGGCCCGCCAAATTTCGAGAGCATGATACACTTCCGAAAATTCACACCAACCAGTAAAGCGCTGTTTATTGGTATCACCGTACTGCTTATTTTTCTTACTCTCCTGTTAATCATACTTCGTTCCGTCGCCCACCCCGTCGAGGCCTTACGCGACTGGGCTAAAAATTTAAGCCCAAAAGGCTTAATGCAACAACCGCCGGTATTTCGCTACAACGAGCTCAACACCTTGGCCGACTTAATTCGTGGCAGCCTGCTTTCGGTTCAAGAAACTCTAGAGCGCGAACAAAAATTTCTTCGCCACGCAAGCCATGAACTGCGCACCCCCATCGCCACCATTAGCAGCAATATTGAATTAATGAAAAAAATTCACCCCAACCCAGAGCCCAATGAAAAACGGATAATTGATCGCATTGACCGAGCCAGCACCACCATGCGACACCTCACGGAAACCCTGTTATGGCTCAGCCGCGAAGACAGCACAGACCTTCCCACGCAAGAAATACGACTAGATTTACTCTTAGAGCAATGTCATCAAGACCTGCAATATCTATTGCAAGACAAAGCGGTGACAGTGAACATTGATACCGAAAACGCCACGGTTTTACTTCCCCACGTTCCGGCAAAAATTTTATTAGATAATTTAATTCGCAATGCCTTTCAGCACACCCAAGAAGGTGAAGTTAATATTTACCAACGGGGTACACATGTTCGCATTTGCAATCGCGAAATCGATCACGACAAGTCCCTCAATGAAGAGCTTGGCTTTGGTTTGGGCCTGGATTTAAGTCGCAAATTGGCCGAGCGTTTTAAGTGGCGCTACCACAATGACAGCCAGCCCCAAGGCCACGAGGCAAGAATAGATTTTTAA
- a CDS encoding YkgJ family cysteine cluster protein: MYQNRDIIARLREDIPSFECVEGCHDCCGPVTTSSEEMSRLPRKTNAEYEAALSEFNCVHLGPKGCTVYGERPLICRLFGTTPRMPCPNGRRPETMVDEQTERQVHHYIASTRQVLV, encoded by the coding sequence GTGTATCAGAACCGAGATATCATTGCGCGACTACGTGAGGATATTCCCTCTTTTGAATGTGTTGAAGGTTGCCATGATTGCTGTGGTCCAGTCACAACTTCCTCTGAAGAAATGTCGCGTTTACCGCGTAAGACCAACGCGGAATATGAAGCCGCGCTAAGTGAATTCAATTGTGTTCATTTAGGGCCGAAGGGGTGTACGGTTTATGGTGAGCGGCCATTGATCTGTCGCTTGTTTGGTACTACACCGCGGATGCCTTGCCCAAATGGCCGTCGGCCAGAAACAATGGTAGACGAACAAACGGAACGCCAAGTTCATCATTACATTGCAAGCACACGACAGGTGTTGGTATAG
- the pip gene encoding prolyl aminopeptidase, translated as MILKKRYPPSSSFASYINTESTHQIYAEASGNPHGIPVVFLHGGPGSSCNNNHRRYFDPSRYYIIAYDQRGCGLSTPNGELKNNTSQYLIDDLERIRQHYNIKQWLVFGGSWGACLGLLYAQAHPEQTSGLILRGTFLARGKDLLWFAQHGASELFPSDWKAFTQEIPRNERHDLVTAFYQRLHHGDHSTQLKYAGIWSRWSNKVATHNLTPSGTNRAADDALIRKVKIETHYAHHRYFIVENQILANIDKLPKVPVTIIHGTLDRTCLLSASQQLAAAIPDSELILLDNTGHLIEEEKMISALVNSTDQYIKKLARTARIRTK; from the coding sequence ATGATCCTCAAAAAACGCTATCCACCCAGCAGCAGTTTCGCTTCGTACATCAATACGGAGTCAACGCATCAGATCTATGCGGAAGCCAGCGGCAACCCGCACGGGATTCCCGTGGTATTTCTTCACGGAGGACCCGGCTCCAGTTGTAACAACAATCACCGTCGTTATTTCGATCCCTCCCGCTACTATATTATCGCCTATGATCAGCGCGGTTGTGGACTGTCTACCCCCAACGGCGAACTCAAAAACAATACCAGCCAATACCTGATAGACGATTTAGAGCGTATACGACAACACTACAATATTAAGCAGTGGCTAGTATTTGGCGGCTCATGGGGGGCATGTTTAGGATTGCTTTACGCCCAAGCTCACCCCGAACAAACAAGCGGCCTGATATTGCGGGGCACGTTTCTAGCAAGAGGAAAAGACCTGCTTTGGTTTGCACAACACGGTGCCAGCGAACTATTCCCCAGCGACTGGAAAGCCTTTACCCAAGAAATTCCCCGCAATGAACGACACGACCTCGTCACAGCTTTTTACCAGCGCCTTCACCACGGCGATCATTCCACGCAACTAAAATATGCGGGTATTTGGTCACGCTGGTCGAACAAAGTCGCTACTCACAACCTAACACCCTCTGGCACTAATAGAGCCGCCGATGATGCACTTATCCGCAAAGTAAAAATAGAAACTCACTACGCACACCATCGCTACTTCATCGTGGAAAACCAAATTCTCGCGAATATCGACAAACTCCCCAAGGTGCCGGTCACCATTATTCACGGTACTCTAGACCGAACCTGTTTACTTAGCGCCTCTCAACAGCTCGCCGCGGCAATACCCGACAGCGAGCTCATCCTACTCGACAACACCGGACATTTGATTGAAGAAGAAAAAATGATTTCCGCGTTGGTGAATAGTACGGATCAATACATTAAGAAACTCGCACGCACTGCTAGAATCAGGACTAAGTGA